From Cercospora beticola chromosome 6, complete sequence, a single genomic window includes:
- the PYR7 gene encoding CTP synthase (MEROPS:MER0437468~BUSCO:EOG092620EL), which produces MGGMKYVLVSGGVISGVGKGIIASSAALLLQTMGLKVSSIKIDPYINVDAGLMNPREHGEVYVLDDGGEVDLDLGNYERYLNITLTRQNNITLGKIYKNVIDKERNGEYLGKTVQVVPHVTGEIEQWIARVAKVPVDGSGEEPDVCIIELGGTVGDIESMAFVEALCELRRKAGRDNFMQIHVSYVPVIHGEQKTKPTQMAIKAVRSAGLIPDLIACRCEKPLDPNAIDKIARFCQVENQNVLAVRDMPSTYQVPILLHEQNLVQMMTSTLRLDALTLSPASLEKGEQIWNTWRALTLGLEHVHEEVEIVLVGKYLEQPDAYCSVIKSLEHAAMYCRKKLRVKNVDAEHLEKQTNRSDPAAFHKAWHDVCTASGILIPGGFGSRGTEGMIAAANWARENKVPYFGVCLGMQIAVIEFARSVCGVTLPQATSYEFDGTDSDRVIIDMPEHNPGQMGATMRLGIKPTYWQPNTEWSKLRALYGLKNDSVMERHRHRYEVNPEYIERLEQHGLTFIGKDETGVRMEVIELKDHPYFVGVQFHPEYLSRVLSPSKPYLGFIAASARMLDQITRKGSSSGRISPILGMLEESNISNGHVNGNTR; this is translated from the exons ATGGGCGGAATGAAGTACGTTCTCGTGTCAGGAG GCGTCATCAGCGGCGTGGGAAAGGGCATTATTG CCTCTTCCGCGGCTCTGCTGCTTCAGACTATGGGTCTGAAGGTCTCCAGCATCAAAATCGACCCATACATCAACGTCGATGCGGGGCTGATGAACCCACGCGAGCACGGCGAAGTCTACGTCCTGGACGACGGCGGCGAGGTCGACCTTGATCTGGGCAACTACGAGCGATACCTGAACATCACCCTCACGCGCCAGAACAATATTACGCTGGGAAAGATCTACAAGAACGTGATTGACAAAGAGCGGAACGGCGAGTATTTGGGAAAGACCGTGCAGGTTGTGCCACACGTCACCGGAGAAATCGAGCAATGGATCGCCCGAGTCGCCAAAGTGCCCGTAGATGGCAGTGGTGAGGAGCCAGACGTGTGCATCATCGAGCTGGGAGGCACTGTTGGAGACATCGAGAGCATGGCATTCGTGGAAGCACTTTGCGAGCTGCGTCGAAAGGCAGGCCGCGACAACTTCATGCAAATTCACGTCTCCTATGTCCCCGTCATCCACGGCGagcagaagacgaagccAACACAGATGGCCATCAAAGCTGTGCGATCAGCTGGTCTGATCCCAGACCTCATCGCGTGTCGCTGCGAGAAACCATTGGATCCCAACGCCATCGACAAGATTGCTCGTTTCTGCCAGGTGGAGAACCAGAACGTTTTGGCTGTCCGAGACATGCCTTCGACATATCAGGTGCCGATCCTGCTTCACGAGCAGAATCTCGTCCAGATGATGACCTCCACCCTGCGCTTAGATGCACTCACCTTGTCACCAGCATCGCTCGAAAAGGGCGAGCAGATCTGGAACACCTGGCGTGCCCTCACCTTGGGTCTGGAACACGTGCACGAAGAGGTCGAGATTGTCCTGGTCGGCAAATATCTTGAGCAGCCAGATGCCTACTGTTCTGTCATCAAGTCTCTCGAGCATGCTGCTATGTACTGCCGCAAGAAGCTGCGGGTCAAGAATGTTGATGCTGAGCATCTGGAAAAGCAGACAAATCGCAGCGACCCCGCCGCTTTCCACAAGGCCTGGCACGATGTGTGCACCGCTTCTGGCATCCTCATCCCTGGCGGCTTTGGTAGCAGAGGCACCGAAGGCATGATCGCTGCCGCGAACTGGGCGCGAGAGAACAAGGTTCCTTACTTTGGCGTGTGTCTGGGTATGCAAATTGCGGTCATTGAGTTTGCGCGGTCAGTATGCGGTGTGACACTGCCGCAGGCTACCTCGTACGAGTTCGATGGCACGGACTCCGACCGAGTCATTATCGACATGCCTGAACACAATCCAGGCCAGATGGGCGCTACCATGCGACTGGGGATCAAACCAACTTATTGGCAGCCAAACACAGAGTGGAGCAAGCTCCGCGCCCTCTACGGGCTGAAGAACGACAGTGTCATGGAACGACACCGACATCGCTACGAAGTCAACCCAGAGTACATCGAGCGCCTCGAACAGCACGGGTTGACTTTCATCGGAAAGGATGAGACCGGTGTGCGAATGGAAGTCATCGAGCTGAAGGATCATCCTTACTTCGTGGGCGTGCAGTTCCATCCTGAATATCTCAGTCGTGTATTGAGCCCATCTAAGCCCTACTTAGGGTTCATCGCCGCGAGTGCCCGAATGCTCGACCAAATCACACGCAAGGGCAGCTCTTCCGGACGAATCTCACCAATCTTGGGCATGCTTGAGGAGTCCAACATCAGCAATGGTCATGTCAACGGTAACACTCGATGA
- a CDS encoding mitochondrial 54S ribosomal protein uL14m (BUSCO:EOG09265HP0), with amino-acid sequence MIQLKTMVNVIDNSGAAVAECIKVLKRKTPARVGDRIIVVVQKQRNFGPESAGGGSVTVSAANKVRRGDIRHAVVVRTKKEFARKDGSVVRFDDNACVLINKGGDPIGTRLNGIVAREVREKGWSKILSLAPMHL; translated from the exons ATGATCCAACTAAAG ACCATGGTCAACGTGATCGACAACTCCGGAGCCGCCGTCGCCGAATGCATCAAAGTCCTCAAACGCAAAACCCCGGCCCGAGTCGGCGACCGCATAATCGTCGTAGTACAAAAACAACGCAACTTTGGTCCAGAATCCGCTGGAGGAGGCAGCGTCACCGTTTCCGCAGCCAACAAAGTCCGAAGAGGAGACATTCGACACGCAGTCGTCGTGCGGACGAAGAAAGAATTCGCGCGAAAAGACGGGAGCGTGGTGCGATTTGATGATAATGCTTGCGTGTTAATCAATAAGGGTGGGGATCCGATTGGAACGAGATTGAACGGGATTGTGGCGAGAGAGGTGAGGGAGAAGGGCTGGAGTAAGATTTTGAGTTTGGCGCCGATGCATTTGTAG
- the SSP1 gene encoding protein kinase ssp1 (BUSCO:EOG09264PI4), which yields MATGLPAGWEVRHSNSKNLPYYFNAATKESRWEPPAETDSETLKHYMGQYHTANLRADGAQQQNLDGKIRAAHLLVKHKDSRRPSSWRESEITRSKEDAREIIRGYESKIRNGETSLGDLAVTESDCSSARKRGDLGFFGKGDMQAEFEQASFALKPGEISQIIETQSGLHLIERLE from the exons ATG GCTACCGGACTTCCAGCAGGCTGGGAAGTGCGCCATAGCAACAGCAAGAATTTGCCGTACTACTTCAATGCGGCCACCAAGGAGTCGCGCTGGGAGCCTCCGGCCGAGACTGACAGCGAGACTCTCAAGCACTACATGGGTCAATACCACACTGCCAACCTGCGCGCTGATGGTGCCCAGCAGCAAAACCTGGACGGCAAGATCCGCGCTGCGCATCTGCTCGTGAAGCACAAGGACTCACGCCGACCATCATCATGGCGTGAGTCTGAGATCACTCGCTCCAAGGAAGACGCCAGGGAAATCATCCGCGGCTACGAGAGCAAGATCCGGAATGGTGAGACGAGTCTGGGCGATCTTGCCGTCACTGAAAGCGACTGCTCCTCGGCTAGAAAGCGTGGTGATCT CGGCTTCTTCGGCAAGGGTGATATGCAGGCAGAATTTGAGCAGGCTTCCTTTGCCCTCAAGCCCGGGGAGATTTCGCAAATCATCGAAACACAGTCTGGTTTGCATCTTATCGAAAG ACTGGAGTAG